In Archangium violaceum, the following are encoded in one genomic region:
- a CDS encoding protein kinase domain-containing protein yields MPRCLSCGRRWDKDHPQCPDGRHAYQERITTTLPPLPSLSLPGYTLEHTVAKGGFGTLLAARRQGDGQRVAIKLAHRASPSGGGAPGLEAEALRAIGPPTVPEVYETGLLDGGRPYLVMRFISHPTLAARLARQGGPLPEAGRHGVALAEALDTVHRRGFLHCDLKPENLFLDEESHAVGLFDFGLARPLRPGAHGEARGVELDCAGTAEYMAPEQCAGEGDLDERTDVYAAGVLLYEMLTGRPPFFGPAVDVVHAHLSRRPPRPSELAEVSTALEEVVLRCLEKERPRRYASASELGLALRRALERPAPAPAPSRSPRPSPPSAPPEQRSVALLHLRSGANPLTLQKALSLDAGHLSFHEGTRFAAIFDPEVQTDPLRAARQCAERLCAEGLASTALVDVATVRVLRRPNGPPRYLSASFSHPARYPTPKGPATPLLTAAAVTLLPEGAYVPVPELEGLFRRAPPADVQDDSTVVPLRHGVLVGRQQELEALLRSARTAVRERAATLATVLGERGQGKSHLAAALLQYLNERVPEARVATLRARPPAQGESQGTLRQLLRGVLSAWGGEPAGGPAEWLARGEELLGPELARELWPAVHACLGGHPPTGELRSVAAAPGALRSLTVRATGELLLASARARPLLLLLDDAHFAEDTALDALEYATRASASLPLWVCVLARPGFEDGRPHKARRAAHAPPLRLGPLSPASAVELCRTALHPAENVPTEALERLAERAQRVPLFLIELVRGLKRLGLVRQRPGGSWYLATDELERMPELHQVEWLTHQELRALPAELTAHARLCALLGGDFSLEEVEGVVRELVREEAAADFPLDARHASRRLVELGLLVVQAPESLSFRNELMREVVARGLSELQRRQLHRAAHRYYLGRREHTRLPRLAHHAAAAGLREEAAALYIDLAESARGHHAYLEAEAHYSHALELLPETDALRGLTALRGRGLMRYRVGRHEDSLTDFARARELARRLGQPLDEVEVLLDEVTALDWTNDYARAEERVHQAMELTVTHRLDTRRLQARLLLGMGLVQFRQGQWEEARIQLEAAANRARRQGDAGYEILIVSLLLRGVILPNLGHIDEAHRVMEECIAACTERGDRLHLGSALNNRRNLWVARNEPARAREDQQRFMRLGRELGMVGWEYFAEHNLGELYYQEGDVRRAEPHIARAVELERNHPEMASRPWGLLLRARVLAYQGHEARARQVLRTLRQALAERPGVELSPSESVLFSLVELATRPARPEEWRELQARADACSIEQEPLEVLELQALARLRRGERQQAVGLLKEALRRAERIPNIMRSRLRRSLEQALATEEPTSVPR; encoded by the coding sequence ATGCCGCGCTGTCTGAGCTGTGGACGGCGTTGGGACAAAGATCACCCCCAATGTCCCGACGGCCGCCACGCCTACCAGGAACGCATCACCACGACGCTGCCGCCGCTGCCCTCCCTGTCCCTCCCCGGCTACACGCTGGAGCACACGGTGGCGAAGGGTGGCTTCGGCACGCTGCTCGCCGCCCGGCGCCAGGGCGACGGCCAGCGCGTCGCCATCAAGCTGGCCCACCGCGCCAGCCCATCGGGCGGAGGCGCCCCGGGGCTGGAGGCCGAGGCCCTGCGCGCCATCGGCCCTCCCACCGTGCCCGAGGTGTACGAGACGGGCCTGCTGGACGGGGGCCGCCCCTACCTCGTCATGCGGTTCATCTCCCACCCGACGCTCGCGGCCCGGCTGGCACGGCAGGGAGGCCCGCTGCCCGAGGCGGGCCGCCACGGGGTGGCGCTGGCGGAGGCGCTCGACACCGTCCACCGCCGCGGCTTCCTCCACTGCGACCTCAAGCCGGAGAACCTCTTCCTCGATGAGGAGTCCCACGCCGTGGGCCTCTTCGACTTCGGCCTGGCGCGGCCCCTGCGCCCTGGCGCACACGGGGAGGCCCGCGGCGTGGAGCTCGACTGCGCGGGGACCGCCGAGTACATGGCGCCCGAGCAGTGCGCGGGAGAGGGGGACCTGGACGAGCGCACGGACGTGTACGCCGCGGGCGTGCTCCTCTACGAGATGCTCACCGGCCGGCCTCCCTTCTTCGGCCCCGCCGTGGACGTCGTCCATGCCCACCTCTCGCGCCGCCCACCCCGGCCCTCGGAGCTGGCCGAGGTGTCCACCGCCCTCGAGGAGGTGGTGCTGCGCTGTCTGGAGAAGGAGCGCCCCCGCCGCTACGCCTCCGCGAGCGAGCTGGGCCTGGCCCTGCGGCGGGCACTGGAGCGGCCCGCGCCCGCGCCCGCCCCGTCCCGCTCCCCCCGCCCCTCCCCTCCTTCCGCCCCGCCCGAGCAGCGCTCCGTGGCCCTGCTCCACCTGCGCTCGGGAGCCAACCCCCTCACCCTCCAGAAGGCACTGTCCCTCGATGCCGGACACCTCTCCTTCCACGAGGGCACCCGCTTCGCGGCCATCTTCGATCCGGAGGTGCAGACGGATCCCCTCCGCGCCGCCCGCCAGTGCGCCGAGCGGCTGTGCGCCGAGGGGTTGGCCTCCACCGCGCTGGTGGACGTCGCCACGGTGAGGGTGCTGCGCCGCCCCAACGGTCCCCCGCGCTACCTGAGCGCCAGCTTCTCCCACCCGGCGCGCTACCCCACCCCGAAGGGCCCGGCCACGCCGCTGCTGACGGCGGCGGCGGTGACGTTGCTGCCGGAGGGGGCCTACGTCCCGGTACCGGAGCTCGAGGGCCTCTTCCGCCGGGCCCCGCCCGCGGACGTCCAGGACGACAGCACCGTGGTCCCCCTCCGCCATGGCGTGCTGGTGGGCCGGCAGCAGGAGCTGGAAGCGCTGTTGCGAAGCGCGCGCACGGCGGTCCGGGAACGGGCCGCCACCCTCGCCACCGTGCTGGGAGAGCGGGGCCAGGGCAAGAGCCACCTGGCCGCCGCCCTCCTCCAGTACCTGAACGAGCGCGTCCCGGAGGCCCGCGTGGCCACGCTGCGGGCGCGCCCGCCGGCACAAGGCGAATCCCAGGGCACCCTGCGCCAGTTGCTGCGGGGCGTGCTGAGCGCGTGGGGAGGGGAGCCGGCGGGCGGCCCGGCCGAATGGCTCGCGCGCGGCGAGGAGCTGCTGGGTCCGGAGCTGGCCCGAGAGCTGTGGCCCGCGGTGCACGCCTGCCTGGGGGGACACCCGCCCACCGGCGAGCTGCGGTCCGTCGCGGCCGCCCCCGGCGCCCTGCGCTCCCTCACCGTGCGCGCCACCGGAGAGCTGCTGCTCGCCAGTGCCCGCGCCCGTCCCCTGCTGCTGCTGCTGGACGACGCCCACTTCGCCGAGGACACGGCCCTGGACGCGCTCGAGTACGCCACCCGCGCCAGCGCCTCCCTGCCCCTCTGGGTGTGCGTGCTGGCCCGCCCCGGCTTCGAGGACGGCCGCCCCCACAAGGCCCGCCGCGCCGCCCATGCCCCCCCCCTGCGGCTCGGCCCCCTGTCCCCAGCCAGCGCCGTGGAGCTGTGCCGCACCGCGCTCCACCCCGCGGAGAACGTGCCCACCGAGGCGCTGGAGCGGCTGGCCGAGCGAGCCCAGCGCGTGCCCCTCTTCCTCATCGAGCTGGTGCGCGGCCTCAAGCGCCTGGGCCTGGTGCGCCAGCGCCCCGGGGGAAGCTGGTACCTGGCCACGGACGAGCTGGAGCGGATGCCAGAGCTGCACCAGGTGGAGTGGCTGACCCACCAGGAGCTGAGGGCCCTGCCCGCCGAGCTGACCGCCCATGCCCGCCTGTGCGCCCTGCTCGGCGGCGACTTCTCGCTCGAGGAGGTGGAGGGCGTGGTGCGCGAGCTGGTGCGCGAGGAGGCCGCGGCCGACTTCCCCCTGGATGCGCGCCATGCCTCCCGCCGCCTGGTGGAGCTGGGACTGCTGGTGGTCCAGGCTCCGGAGAGTCTGTCCTTCCGCAACGAGCTGATGCGGGAGGTGGTGGCCCGCGGCCTGTCCGAGCTCCAGCGCCGGCAGCTCCACCGTGCCGCGCACCGCTACTACCTGGGGCGCCGCGAGCACACGCGCCTGCCCCGGCTGGCCCACCATGCCGCCGCCGCCGGTCTGCGCGAGGAGGCCGCCGCCCTCTACATCGACCTGGCCGAATCGGCCCGCGGCCACCACGCCTACCTGGAGGCCGAGGCCCACTACAGCCATGCCCTGGAGCTGCTGCCGGAGACGGACGCCCTGCGCGGCCTCACCGCGCTGCGCGGCCGCGGACTGATGCGCTACCGGGTGGGCCGCCACGAGGACTCGCTGACCGACTTCGCCCGTGCCCGCGAGCTGGCCCGGCGGCTCGGCCAGCCGCTCGACGAAGTGGAGGTGCTGCTGGACGAGGTCACCGCCCTGGACTGGACCAACGACTACGCACGTGCCGAGGAGCGCGTCCACCAGGCCATGGAGCTGACCGTCACCCACCGGTTGGACACGCGCCGCCTGCAGGCGCGGCTGTTGCTGGGCATGGGACTGGTCCAATTCCGCCAGGGCCAGTGGGAGGAGGCCCGCATCCAGCTCGAGGCCGCCGCGAACCGGGCCCGCCGCCAGGGAGACGCGGGCTACGAGATCCTCATCGTCTCCCTGCTGTTGCGGGGAGTCATCCTCCCCAACCTCGGGCACATCGACGAGGCCCACCGCGTGATGGAGGAGTGCATCGCCGCCTGCACCGAACGCGGAGACAGGCTGCACCTGGGCAGCGCCCTCAACAACCGCCGCAACCTCTGGGTGGCGCGCAACGAGCCGGCGAGGGCCCGGGAGGATCAGCAGCGATTCATGCGGTTGGGTCGCGAGCTGGGCATGGTGGGCTGGGAGTACTTCGCCGAGCACAACCTGGGGGAGCTGTACTACCAGGAGGGGGATGTCCGGAGGGCCGAGCCCCACATCGCCCGGGCGGTGGAGCTGGAGCGCAACCATCCGGAAATGGCCTCGCGGCCGTGGGGCCTGCTGTTACGAGCGAGGGTGCTGGCCTACCAGGGGCACGAGGCACGGGCTCGCCAGGTGCTGCGGACGCTCCGCCAGGCCCTGGCGGAGCGGCCTGGGGTGGAGCTCAGCCCCTCCGAATCCGTCCTCTTCTCGCTGGTGGAGCTGGCCACACGCCCGGCCCGGCCCGAGGAGTGGCGGGAATTGCAGGCGCGCGCGGACGCCTGCTCCATCGAGCAGGAGCCGCTGGAAGTGCTGGAGCTGCAGGCCCTGGCCCGGTTGAGGCGGGGCGAGCGCCAGCAGGCGGTCGGGCTGCTGAAGGAGGCCCTGCGGCGCGCGGAGCGGATTCCCAACATCATGCGCTCCCGGTTGCGGCGCAGCCTGGAGCAGGCCCTCGCCACGGAGGAGCCCACCTCCGTTCCCCGGTGA
- a CDS encoding OPT/YSL family transporter, with amino-acid sequence MDGVGKDSPRELTPRALVAGGLIGAGLAVSNVYMGLKLGLWESGGVLASLLAFSGMKALSARWGPAPSSLETNLAQTAATAAGAMPAAAGLMGAIPALSLLGRPTPGWVVGLWGVGLGVLGVLMAFVLRRRLLEEEALPFPSGAVTAELVSTLHASGAAPVMRTGWMWGAGLGGMCVTWLREGWKVLPATSFLPGRLGGVPLEQLQLGVGWSPMLLGLGVLVGPQAGLSLLLGALVAWGVLAPWLVREGRVASASYELLVAWLTWPGVGLMVGASAVTLVTLGLSLPRTAVELLRRGRAHQARGDAASGGGVLALALSVLVLLGVGHAGFGLHPLALLGVLLLSLPLCAVGARAAGLTDISPVATMGDLQQGVFGAVSPGQPALGVAAGSVAAGTMAQTGVSLWSFQTGRLLGASPHWQLRVQLAGVLLGAAVSVPTYFLLVTAHGPGSSELPVPFALQFRAVAEVSARGLAGLPPSAALAAGLGAGVGLVLSVLSRGRLARFVPSATALGIGFLVPARDAVTLCLGALLAAGFLRVRPGSSSVLHMLGAGAIVGESLLGLLLIVLGLLGLFG; translated from the coding sequence GTGGATGGGGTTGGGAAGGACTCGCCCCGTGAGCTGACGCCACGCGCGCTGGTGGCGGGGGGGCTCATCGGCGCGGGGCTGGCCGTGAGCAATGTCTACATGGGGTTGAAGCTGGGCCTCTGGGAGAGCGGCGGCGTCCTCGCCTCGCTGTTGGCATTCAGTGGGATGAAGGCCCTGTCCGCGAGGTGGGGGCCGGCGCCCTCCTCGCTGGAGACGAACCTGGCCCAGACGGCCGCGACCGCGGCGGGGGCCATGCCGGCCGCGGCGGGACTGATGGGCGCCATTCCCGCGCTGTCCCTCCTGGGGAGGCCCACGCCGGGTTGGGTGGTGGGGCTGTGGGGCGTGGGGCTGGGAGTGCTGGGGGTGCTGATGGCCTTCGTGCTGCGCAGGCGGCTGCTGGAGGAGGAGGCGCTGCCCTTTCCCTCGGGAGCCGTCACCGCGGAGCTCGTCTCCACGCTGCATGCCAGCGGGGCGGCCCCCGTGATGCGGACCGGATGGATGTGGGGCGCGGGCCTGGGCGGCATGTGTGTGACGTGGCTGCGGGAGGGATGGAAGGTGTTGCCGGCGACCTCGTTCCTCCCCGGGCGGCTGGGCGGGGTGCCGCTGGAGCAGCTGCAGCTCGGGGTGGGCTGGAGCCCGATGCTGCTGGGCCTGGGCGTACTGGTGGGGCCCCAGGCGGGGCTGAGCCTGCTGCTGGGGGCACTGGTGGCCTGGGGCGTCCTGGCGCCCTGGTTGGTGCGGGAGGGACGGGTGGCATCGGCCTCGTACGAGCTCCTCGTCGCCTGGCTCACCTGGCCCGGCGTGGGGCTGATGGTGGGCGCGTCGGCCGTGACGCTCGTGACGTTGGGGCTCTCCCTGCCGAGGACGGCCGTCGAGCTGCTCCGGCGCGGGCGCGCTCACCAGGCCCGAGGGGATGCCGCGAGCGGAGGGGGAGTGCTGGCCCTGGCGTTGTCCGTCCTCGTGCTGCTGGGGGTGGGCCACGCCGGCTTCGGGCTGCATCCGCTCGCCCTGTTGGGGGTGCTGCTGCTCAGCCTCCCGCTATGCGCCGTGGGCGCCCGCGCGGCGGGTCTGACGGACATCTCCCCGGTGGCCACCATGGGGGACTTGCAGCAGGGAGTCTTCGGAGCCGTATCACCGGGTCAGCCCGCGCTGGGCGTCGCCGCCGGCTCGGTGGCGGCGGGGACCATGGCGCAAACGGGGGTGTCCCTCTGGTCGTTCCAGACGGGCCGCCTCCTGGGGGCGTCCCCCCACTGGCAGCTCCGCGTCCAGCTCGCCGGGGTGTTGCTCGGGGCGGCCGTGTCCGTCCCGACCTATTTCCTCCTGGTGACGGCTCACGGCCCGGGTTCGTCCGAGCTGCCCGTTCCCTTCGCGCTCCAGTTCCGGGCGGTGGCCGAGGTGAGCGCACGGGGGTTGGCGGGGCTGCCTCCCTCCGCCGCGCTGGCGGCGGGCCTGGGCGCGGGCGTGGGCCTCGTGCTCTCCGTGCTCTCCCGGGGCCGCCTGGCGCGCTTCGTGCCCTCGGCGACGGCCCTGGGCATCGGCTTCCTCGTGCCGGCGCGCGACGCGGTGACCCTGTGCCTGGGGGCGTTGCTGGCCGCGGGGTTTCTCCGCGTGAGGCCCGGCTCCTCCTCCGTCCTGCACATGCTGGGGGCGGGGGCCATCGTCGGCGAGTCCCTGCTGGGCCTGCTCCTCATCGTGCTGGGGCTGCTCGGCCTCTTCGGCTGA
- a CDS encoding carboxypeptidase M32, producing MEKTFDALLVRMQELRDLGGLIGLATWDQETYLPSKGAESRAFQLSTIQGIHHERLVDPRLGELLSWAMANKGLTDDQRAMARVLTHERDRAVKVPKALVQALAEAQSRGLVAWREARKQNRFSVFQPALERLLALRREQADAYGHSGERYDALLEGYEPGMRVERLSPVLSALRDNLIPLVAALQAAPRKVADFFQGRRFDLDTQWRLSLRLLADMGFDLEAGRQDKSIHPFSSGQHPKDVRLTTDLEEGTLTGLFSTLHEGGHGLYEQGFSEAHHRTPLANAPSMGLHESQSRMWENLVGRGRAFWTHYFPVMREAFPEALAGVDLDTFHAAVNRVTPSLIRVEADEVTYNLHIVLRYELELLLIRDELPLDELPSAWNERMRRFLGVTPPDDTQGVMQDIHWAWGEFGYFPTYSLGNLYSASLYAAARRALPKLEEGIARGELIPLRDWLRTNVHVEGYRLPAEELVRKVTGQGLTDTDFLAYLKSKYGALYGLAL from the coding sequence ATGGAAAAGACCTTCGACGCGCTGCTCGTCCGGATGCAGGAGCTTCGGGACCTCGGTGGACTCATTGGCCTGGCCACGTGGGACCAGGAGACCTACCTGCCCTCCAAGGGGGCCGAGTCCCGGGCCTTCCAGCTCTCCACCATTCAGGGCATCCACCACGAGCGCCTGGTCGATCCCCGGCTGGGCGAGCTGCTCTCCTGGGCGATGGCCAACAAGGGCCTCACCGACGACCAGCGGGCCATGGCGCGCGTGCTGACCCATGAGCGGGACCGGGCGGTGAAGGTGCCCAAGGCGCTGGTGCAGGCGCTCGCCGAGGCCCAGAGCCGGGGCCTCGTGGCGTGGCGCGAGGCACGCAAGCAGAACCGCTTCTCCGTCTTCCAGCCCGCCCTGGAGCGGCTGTTGGCCCTGCGCCGCGAGCAGGCGGATGCCTACGGCCACTCCGGTGAGCGCTACGACGCGCTGCTCGAGGGCTACGAGCCCGGCATGCGCGTGGAGCGCCTCAGCCCGGTGCTCTCCGCGCTCAGGGACAACCTCATCCCCCTGGTGGCCGCCCTCCAGGCGGCGCCTCGCAAGGTGGCGGACTTCTTCCAGGGCCGGCGCTTCGACCTCGACACGCAGTGGCGCCTCTCCCTGCGGCTGCTGGCGGACATGGGCTTCGACCTGGAGGCGGGGCGGCAGGACAAGAGCATCCACCCCTTCTCCAGCGGGCAGCACCCGAAGGACGTGCGCCTCACCACGGACCTGGAGGAGGGCACGCTGACGGGCCTCTTCAGCACGCTGCACGAGGGCGGGCACGGCCTGTACGAGCAGGGCTTCTCCGAGGCCCACCACCGCACGCCGCTGGCGAACGCGCCCTCCATGGGCCTGCACGAGTCCCAGTCGCGCATGTGGGAGAACCTGGTGGGGCGCGGCCGGGCCTTCTGGACGCACTACTTCCCCGTGATGCGCGAGGCCTTCCCCGAGGCGCTCGCGGGCGTGGACCTGGACACCTTCCACGCGGCCGTCAACCGCGTCACGCCCTCGCTCATCCGCGTGGAGGCGGACGAGGTGACGTACAACCTGCACATCGTCCTGCGCTACGAGCTGGAGCTGCTGCTCATCCGTGACGAGCTGCCGCTGGACGAGCTGCCCTCGGCGTGGAACGAGCGCATGCGGCGCTTCCTGGGCGTCACCCCTCCGGACGACACGCAGGGCGTGATGCAGGACATCCACTGGGCCTGGGGCGAGTTCGGCTACTTCCCCACGTACTCGCTGGGCAACCTCTACTCCGCGTCCCTCTACGCCGCCGCCAGGCGCGCCCTGCCGAAGTTGGAGGAGGGCATTGCCCGCGGCGAGCTCATCCCCCTGCGCGACTGGCTGCGCACGAACGTGCACGTCGAGGGCTACCGCCTGCCCGCCGAGGAGCTGGTGCGCAAGGTGACGGGCCAGGGCCTCACCGACACGGACTTCCTCGCCTACCTCAAGTCCAAGTACGGCGCCCTCTACGGCCTGGCCCTCTGA
- a CDS encoding NUDIX hydrolase, translating to MDLIDPLVRTAYRGAYSLAMAYWFVRRPRTEGTLVGVWHGREVLLLRNSYKHDFSMPGGGKHSGESPRQTGARELREEVGLRVSPGELREVFETQGTEEFKRDRCHFVELELQARPSLTLDNREVVWAEFIDLDTALRLPLVQVVRAYLEDAARRRAGPPPGQRARP from the coding sequence ATGGACCTGATCGACCCGCTCGTGCGCACGGCGTACCGCGGCGCCTATTCGCTGGCGATGGCGTACTGGTTCGTGCGCCGTCCGAGGACGGAAGGCACGCTCGTGGGGGTCTGGCACGGCCGCGAGGTGCTGCTGCTGCGCAACTCGTACAAGCACGACTTCAGCATGCCCGGAGGGGGCAAGCACTCCGGCGAGTCCCCGCGGCAGACCGGCGCGCGCGAGCTGCGCGAGGAGGTGGGGCTGCGCGTCTCCCCCGGGGAGCTGCGCGAGGTCTTCGAGACGCAGGGCACGGAGGAGTTCAAGCGCGACCGCTGCCACTTCGTCGAGCTCGAGCTCCAGGCCCGCCCCTCCCTCACCCTGGACAACCGCGAGGTGGTCTGGGCCGAGTTCATCGACCTGGACACGGCGCTCCGGCTGCCGCTCGTCCAGGTGGTGCGGGCCTACCTCGAGGACGCGGCGCGGCGGCGCGCCGGTCCCCCTCCCGGTCAGAGGGCCAGGCCGTAG
- a CDS encoding DUF2339 domain-containing protein, whose amino-acid sequence MAEGDTEELREVVRRLEATVSRLEARIEHLETAATVRPPSPAAPGVPAPPAPKPAAEKRDLEAHLGTYWLSRVGIVSLIIGFAFLIIYHFGELGVLVRVGAGYLLSAGLAALGLWLSRRHELFGRIVFGGGLALAYFVTYALHFVPSVRVIPSETLALVLLALHVVGIVVIADRMQSETVAGIALFLGLHTGMLSDITVFTLLSTTLLAGGALFFLVKNRWVIVPLSSLVAVYSTHVVWAMRTEAIAPGQPTGERLALSLSFLALYYVLFSVALLVHPRELSRRASLSFALLNWVGLLSLGALEVGRWDEPSLFTFFVIVALAQGAGAAVGRWRGAPLSLLQAYLATGVVTLAMGMPAHYEDTALVRAWTAVGLVTGLSGRLLGASALQVVGVGLLYVALGATWLPPSGRAFLYAALLVSFALVERSGVVESARLPPPLQGRRRTAFQLFCTAGAGLALVGLLGQLMPKDLDTLGWGVAAFALFALGFALRERWYRLVGLAVLAFTLGRLVLVDMAGLPPNQRILTFILLGAMLLAVSYVYTRLRGHRS is encoded by the coding sequence ATGGCGGAGGGAGACACGGAGGAGCTGCGAGAGGTGGTGCGCCGGCTGGAGGCGACGGTCTCCCGGCTGGAGGCGCGCATCGAGCACCTGGAGACGGCGGCCACGGTCCGGCCGCCCTCCCCCGCGGCGCCTGGCGTGCCGGCCCCTCCAGCGCCCAAGCCCGCGGCGGAGAAGAGGGACCTCGAGGCGCACCTGGGCACGTACTGGCTGAGCCGGGTGGGCATCGTGTCGCTCATCATCGGCTTCGCCTTCCTCATCATCTACCACTTCGGCGAGCTGGGCGTGCTGGTGCGGGTGGGAGCGGGCTACCTGCTGAGCGCGGGGCTCGCGGCGCTGGGCCTGTGGCTGTCGCGCCGTCACGAGCTCTTCGGGCGCATCGTCTTCGGCGGAGGGCTCGCGCTCGCCTACTTCGTCACGTACGCGTTGCACTTCGTGCCCTCGGTGCGGGTCATCCCCAGCGAGACGCTCGCGCTGGTGCTGCTGGCGTTGCACGTGGTGGGCATCGTGGTCATCGCGGACCGGATGCAATCGGAGACGGTGGCGGGCATCGCGCTCTTCCTCGGGCTGCACACGGGGATGCTCAGCGACATCACCGTCTTCACCCTGCTGTCCACGACGCTGCTGGCGGGCGGAGCGCTCTTCTTCCTGGTGAAGAACCGCTGGGTCATCGTGCCGCTGTCGAGCCTGGTGGCCGTCTACTCGACGCACGTCGTCTGGGCGATGCGCACGGAGGCCATCGCCCCGGGCCAGCCCACGGGCGAGCGGCTGGCGCTGAGCCTCTCCTTCCTCGCGCTCTACTACGTCCTCTTCTCGGTGGCGCTGCTGGTCCACCCGCGCGAGCTGTCGCGGCGGGCGAGCCTCTCCTTCGCGCTGCTCAACTGGGTGGGGCTGCTCTCCCTGGGCGCGCTGGAGGTGGGACGCTGGGACGAGCCGAGCCTCTTCACCTTCTTCGTCATCGTCGCGCTGGCGCAGGGCGCGGGGGCCGCGGTGGGCCGCTGGCGGGGCGCCCCCCTCTCTCTGCTGCAGGCGTACCTCGCCACGGGTGTCGTCACGCTCGCGATGGGAATGCCCGCGCACTACGAGGACACGGCGCTGGTGCGGGCCTGGACGGCGGTGGGGCTCGTGACGGGGCTCTCGGGGCGGCTCCTGGGCGCGAGCGCCCTGCAGGTGGTGGGCGTGGGGCTTCTCTACGTGGCGCTCGGGGCCACGTGGCTGCCGCCCTCGGGCCGCGCGTTCCTGTACGCCGCGCTCCTCGTGAGCTTCGCGCTCGTCGAGCGGTCCGGAGTCGTCGAGTCGGCCCGGCTGCCTCCGCCGCTCCAGGGGCGCCGCCGCACCGCGTTCCAGCTCTTCTGCACGGCCGGGGCGGGGCTCGCGCTGGTGGGGCTACTGGGCCAGCTCATGCCGAAGGACCTGGACACGCTGGGCTGGGGCGTGGCGGCCTTCGCCCTGTTCGCCCTGGGCTTCGCCCTGCGCGAGCGCTGGTACCGCCTCGTCGGCCTCGCGGTGCTGGCGTTCACCCTGGGGCGCCTGGTGCTCGTCGACATGGCGGGCCTGCCACCGAACCAGCGCATCCTCACCTTCATCCTGCTCGGAGCGATGCTGCTGGCCGTCTCCTACGTGTACACGCGGCTGCGCGGGCACCGGAGCTGA
- a CDS encoding ribonuclease D has translation MPTFPQGAQDVVDAPGAQAAARKLEASPELAVDVEADAMHAFRARLCFLQVGTDEDVFLFDTLQPGVEPSLLAPVMGDPGRTKFFHAAAGDLPYLAEAGVRVRGLFDTHRAATLLGWPKVGLADLARERLGVELPKEHQQSDFSLRPLPAGMRDYIANDVRYLVELGRQVREESRKAGILEEVLLDCERMCDEAAARPDVGADFKPKLPKAGLTPTQLLLANAIAQALHRKRLEWAEAENVPMGRMLSNMAITDIAVKPPGTPKELVKAAGVRGAFVRTHGDEVLALVRELLEKSRRGELKPEQEEQRGPKDANRRKREDALKAWRAEKATARKVTPSVVLPNAIFDTIVSRPPANLDELRAVPYFGDKRVQLYGEELLTLLAQHPVTG, from the coding sequence ATGCCGACCTTCCCACAAGGTGCGCAGGACGTAGTGGATGCCCCGGGAGCCCAAGCGGCCGCCCGGAAGCTCGAGGCTTCTCCGGAGCTGGCCGTGGACGTGGAGGCGGACGCGATGCACGCCTTCCGCGCCCGCCTGTGCTTCCTCCAGGTAGGCACGGACGAGGACGTCTTCCTCTTCGACACCCTACAGCCGGGAGTGGAGCCGTCCCTGCTGGCGCCGGTGATGGGGGACCCCGGGCGCACCAAGTTCTTCCACGCCGCGGCGGGGGACCTGCCCTACCTGGCCGAGGCGGGCGTGCGGGTGAGGGGCCTCTTCGACACCCACCGGGCGGCGACGCTGCTGGGCTGGCCCAAGGTGGGGCTGGCGGACCTGGCGCGCGAGCGGCTGGGCGTGGAGCTACCGAAGGAGCACCAACAGTCGGACTTCTCGCTGCGGCCGCTGCCGGCGGGGATGCGGGACTACATCGCCAACGACGTGCGCTACCTGGTGGAGCTGGGCCGCCAGGTGCGCGAGGAGAGCCGGAAGGCGGGCATCCTCGAGGAAGTGCTGCTCGACTGCGAGCGCATGTGCGACGAGGCGGCGGCGAGGCCGGACGTGGGAGCGGACTTCAAGCCTAAGCTGCCGAAGGCGGGGCTGACGCCGACGCAGCTGCTGCTGGCGAACGCCATCGCCCAGGCGCTGCACCGCAAGCGGCTGGAGTGGGCCGAGGCGGAGAACGTGCCCATGGGGCGGATGCTGTCCAACATGGCCATCACGGACATCGCGGTGAAGCCGCCGGGCACGCCGAAGGAGCTGGTGAAGGCGGCGGGAGTGCGCGGGGCCTTCGTGCGGACGCACGGGGACGAGGTGCTGGCGCTGGTGCGCGAGCTGCTGGAGAAGTCGCGCCGGGGCGAGCTGAAGCCGGAGCAGGAGGAGCAGCGAGGGCCGAAGGACGCGAACCGGCGCAAGCGCGAGGACGCGCTGAAGGCGTGGCGAGCGGAGAAGGCGACGGCGCGCAAGGTGACGCCCTCGGTGGTGCTGCCCAACGCCATCTTCGACACGATCGTGTCACGACCCCCGGCGAACCTCGATGAGCTCCGGGCGGTGCCCTACTTCGGAGACAAGCGCGTACAACTCTACGGAGAGGAGCTCCTCACCCTGCTGGCGCAACACCCCGTCACTGGCTGA